Genomic DNA from uncultured Fusobacterium sp.:
CGTTCATTGACAGCTTTAAAAGTTTTAGATGAAAATGTAAAACCATATGAGTTTAGAAGACCAGGACATATGTTTCCATTAGTAGCTAAAAAAGGTGGAGTTATAGTAAGAAATGGTCATACAGAAGCAACTGTAGATTTGATGAGATTAGCTGGGCTAAAACAAGTTGGACTTTGCTGTGAAATCATGAAAGAAGATGGAACTATGGCTAGATTTAATGATTTAGAAAAATTAGCTCAAGAGTTAAATATGAAGATGATTTCCATAGAAGATTTACAAAAATATATAAAAATGAATGAACAACTTTTAAAAGTTAGTGTTAGAGCTAAGATGCCAACTGGTTCAGGAGAGTTTGAAATAGTAGGTTTTGATAATGAACTAGATGGAAAAGAGCATATTGCTCTAGTTAAAGGAGATGTTGCTGGAAAAGAAAATGTTCTAGTAAGATTACATTCAGAGTGTTTTACAGGGGATATTTTAGGATCTTTAAGATGTGATTGTGGATCACAATTAAAAAGAGCTATGAGAAGAGTAAATGAAGAGGGAGAAGGAGTAGTTCTATACTTAAGACAAGAGGGAAGAGGAATAGGACTTATAAATAAGTTAAAAGCTTATACTCTTCAAGATCAAGGTGCTGATACTGTTGAAGCTAATGTAGCTTTAGGATTTGATCCAGATATGAGAGATTATGCAGTAGCAGTTCAAATGTTAAAAGCTTTAGGAGTAAAATCAGTGAGAGTAATGACTAATAATCCAGCTAAATTAGAAGCTTTAGAGAATTATGGAATGAAAGTAACTGGAAGAGAAGCTATAGAAACAGGATTAAATGAAAAAAATAAAGGTTATATGAAAACTAAAAAAGAAAAAATGAGACATATGTTAACAGAGATTTAAGAGAACTCTATCTATAATTATTGAAAATTATAGATAGAGTTTTTTTTATAGAAAAAATTGATATTAATTGACAAAATAGAGTTAAAGTGATATTAAGTATATGCTAATTTAAAATATAGGAGGAGAATATGTTAGATATACAGTTTAATATGGTTGAGACTTTAGCTATTGCTGTAGTAGTTTTATTATTTGGAAAATTTTTAAGAAAAAAAATTAATATTTTAGAGAGATTTTTTATTCCAGCTCCAGTTATAGGAGGAACAATTTTTTCTTTAATTTTATTAATAGGACATGTAACAAAACTGTTTTCTTTTGAATTTGATGGAATTTTAAAAGATTTTTTTATGTTGGTATTTTTTACAACAATAGGATTTACAGCAAGTGCAAAATTATTAAAAAAAGGTGGAATAGGAGTAGCTATCTTTTTATTTACAGCGACATTGTTAGCTGTGGTACAAAATATAGTAGGAGTATCTTTAGCTAAAATTTTTAATTTAAATCCATTATTAGGACTTGCAGTAGGATCAATTCCACTAACAGGAGGACATGGAACATCAGGAGCTTTTGGAATAGTATTAGAAGAATTAGGAGTTCAGGGAGCTTTTTCTGTTGCAATAGCAGCAGCAACTTATGGATTAATTTCTGGATGTCTTATTGGAGGACCAATAGCTAAGAAATTAAAGGAAAAATATGCTCTAGAAGCTCCAAAAGAGACTAAAACAGAAACTTCAAAAGAGGAGAGTAATGGAGTTGAAGCCAAAGGAGAAGAGGGAGCTTTTGAGGCTATTGTAGTAACTATTATAGCAATGGGATTAGGTTATTGGTTAGCTCCATTTTTAAAGAAATATGGAATAGTATTTCCAATTTATATAGGACCAATGATTGTAGCTGCAATAATAAGAAATATAGCAGATGGACTAAAAAGACCATTACCTTTAAAAGCTATTTCAATAACTGGAAATATATCTTTAGCTCTTTTCTTAGCTATGGCACTTATGGCATTAAAATTATGGGAGCTAGCTGCTTTAGCCGTACCAATAGTGACAATTCTTCTAGTTCAAACTGTTATTACAGGAATATTTATATATTTTATTACATTTAGATTAAATGGAAAAGATTATGATGCTGCTGTAATTTCAACTGGACATTGTGGATTTGCCCTAGGAGCTACTCCAAATGCTATGGCTAATATGGATGCTTTTATGAGTGAAAATGGTTTTGCTCCAAGAGCTTTCTTTGTTTTACCTATAGTAGGAGCTCTCTTTATAGATTTTACTAATGCAACAGTAATAACATTTTTTATAAATATATTTGGATAAAATTAGAAGGTATTTACAAAATCTTTAATTTATGGTAAAATTTGTAGTAATATAAATTTTTCAGGAGGGGCTTTTTAATGATTGGGATAGGAATAGTAGGACTTCCAAATGTAGGTAAATCAACACTTTTTAATGCAATAACAAAGGCAGGGGCAGCTGAGGCAGCAAACTACCCATTTTGTACAATAGAACCAAATGTGGGAATGGTAACTGTACCAGATACAAGATTAGATGAGTTATCTAAAATTATTAATCCACAAAGAGTAGTTCAAGCAACAGTAGAATTTGTGGATATAGCTGGACTTGTAAAAGGAGCAGCAAAAGGTGAAGGACTTGGAAATAAATTCCTTTCAAACATTAGAACAACAGCAGCAATTTGTCAAGTTGTAAGATGTTTTGAAGATGATAATGTAATCCATGTAAGTGGTTCAGTAGATCCAATAAGAGATATAGAAGTAATTAATACAGAGTTAATTTTTGCAGATATGGAAACTGTAGATAAGGCTATAGAAAAACATAAAAAATTAGCTATAAACAAAAATAAAGAGTCTATGGCATTAATGCCTGTATTAGAAAAATGCAAAGCACATTTAGAAAACTTTCAACTATTAAAAACTTTAGCTATGACAGATGAAGAGTTAGAGTTAATAAGAACTTATCAATTATTAACTTTAAAACCTATGATATTTGCAGCAAATGTGGCTGAAGATGATTTAGCAACAGGAAATGAATATGTTGAAAAAGTAAAAGAGTATGCAGCAAATTTAGGATCAGAAGTTGTAATAGTATCTGCTAAAGTTGAGGCAGAATTACAAGAGATGGATGATGAAGAGAGTAAAAAAGAGTACCTAGAGGCTTTAGGAGTAGAGGAAGCTGGGCTTAACAGACTTATAAGAGCAGGATATAAGTTATTAGGACTTCAAACTTATTTTACTGCTGGAGTAAAAGAGGTAAGAGCTTGGACTATAAAAATAGGAGCTACTGCACCAAAAGCTGCTGGAGAGATTCATACTGATTTTGAAAAAGGATTTATAAGAGCAAAAGTAGTTTCTTATGATGATTTCATAAAATATTCAGGATGGAAGGGTGCACAAGAAGCTGGAGTACTTAGATTAGAAGGAAAAGAATATATAGTACAAGATGGAGATTTAATGGAATTTTTATTTAATGTATAAAATAAAAAATCCTTTGTTAAGAAAAATTACTTGACAATATTTAAAAAACTTAGTAAAATATTTAGGTGTACGATTGGAGGAAATTGTTTTGAAGTTAGAAATTAAAAATTTTCCAAACCAAATTTTAGAGTTTGATTTCTATATAGATAATATAGAAGATATTGAACTAAAAGATAGAGTACATGTTGTTGGAACAGCTGTAAATAACAATGGAAAAGTTGAAATAAGTGGTAAATACTCAACTAAAGTAAAATCACAATGTGTAAGATGTTTAAAAGAGATAGAAATAGAATTAGATAATAATTTTATGGGAACTTTTTTAGATGAAAATGAGTACAAGCAGTATTTAAAGAGCTTAAATGCTGAATGTGAAATTAGTCAAGATGAAATCTATGATGAAATTAAAGATGGAGTTATAGATTTAGATGAATTGATAAGAGAGTATATAATACTTGATATGCCACCATATCCACAGTGTGAACCTATGTGTGAAGATGATTCAGAGATAGAAAAATACAGTGATGATGGAATAGATCCAAGATGGCAACAATTATTACAAATAAAAAATTAAATTTAAAATAAGAATGTAAGTAGGAGGGTAACTAAGATGGCAGTACCTAAGAAGAAAACATCTAAAGCTAAGAAAAACATGAGAAGATCTCATCATGCTTTAACTGGAACTGGATTAACAACTTGTGAAAAATGCGGAGCTCCAAGAAGACCACACAGAGTATGTCTTTCATGTGGAGATTACAATGGAAAACAAGTTCTAGCAGGACAAGCTGAGTAATTAGATTGTTTAATTAGATAAAAAAAGACAAGATAAGCTCTTGTCTTTTTTTATTATAAAATATATAAAAACATTTTAAAATTTTGAATTATGATGTATAATATGAAGAGATAATTTTTTTATAGGAGGATCACAATGAGAATAGCCTTAGATGCTATGGGTGGAGATAAAGCTCCCTTTGAAACGGTTAAAGGTGCTATAAAAGCTTTAGATGAGATAGAATCTTTACACCTTGTACTTGTTGGAAAAAAAGAGATTATAGAAGAAGAACTTAAAAAGTATAAAACTGACTACAATAGAATAGAGATAGTAGATGCAAGAGAAGTAATAGAGATGACAGATGAGCCAGTTAATGCTGTAAAGTCTAAAAAAGATTCATCTATGAATAGAACTCTTGAGTTAGTTAAAGAGGGAGTTGTAGATGCTTCTGTTTCTGCTGGAAATACAGGAGCTTTAATCACAGCAAGTCAGTTAAAATTAAAGAGAATAAAAGGGGTTCTAAGACCAGCTATAGCAACAATGTTTCCTAATAAAACTGGGAAAATGCTAATGTTAGATGTTGGAGCAACTGCAGATTGTAAAGCTGAATTTTTAAATCAATATGCTATGATGGGATCAAAATATTTAGAAATTCTTTTAGGAAAGAAAAATCCAACTGTTGGGTTATTAAATATTGGTACTGAAGAGGGAAAAGGAAACGAAGTAACAAGAGAAGCTTACAATTTATTAAAAGAAAATAAGAGTATAAATTTTTCTGGAAATGTAGAGAGTACAGAAGTAATGAATGGAAAAATAGATGTAGTTGTAACTGATGGTTTTACTGGAAATATGGTATTGAAAACTTCTGAGGGAATAGCTAAATTTGTAGTTTCTTCTTTAAAAGAGGAGATTAATAAAAGTGTAATTTATAAAATAGGAGCTTTATTGTTAAAACCTGCAATGAAACACATAATGAAAAAGATGGATTCTTCTGAATATGGTGGTGCTATGTTTTTAGGTTTAAATGGATTATCAATAAAAGCTCACGGAAATTCAGATTCAAATGGGATAAAAAATGCTATAAAAGTAGCAAATAAATTTGCAGAAATGAAATTTATTGATGAATTAAAAAATATTATTGATATAGAAAATGAGAAAACCTTATAGGAGGAGAATAGATGGAATTTAAAAGTGTAGGAATCAAAGGTTTAGGTTATTATGTTCCAGAAAAAGTAATGACAAACTTTGATTTTGAAAAAATAATAGATACTACTGATGAATGGATAAAAACAAGAACAGGAATAGAAGAAAGAAGATTTGCTTCTTCAGAACAAGCAACTTCAGATTTATGTGTAGAAGCAGCTAAAAAGGCATTAGATAAAGCTGGAATGACAGTAGATGATCTAGATTTAATTTTAGTTGCAACATGTACACCAGATTATTTAGCACAAGCTACTGCTTGTTTAGTACAGTTAAAATTAGGTGCAAAAAATATACCTGCTTTTGATTTAAATGCTGCTTGTAGTGGATTTATATATGGACTTACTGTAGCTGGTGGAATGATTAGAGGAGGAGTTTATAAAAATATTTTAGTTATTGGTGGAGAAACTCTTTCAAGAATAATAGATATGCAAAATAGAAATACTTGTATTCTATTTGGAGATGGAGCTGCAGCAGCAGTTGTAGGAGAAGTTGAAGAGGGATATGGAATGTTATCTACTTATTTAGGAGCTGAAGGAGAAGATGACATGATATTAAAAATACCTGCTGGTGGAAGTAAAAAACCAAATAATAAAGAAACTGTAGAAAATAGAGAAAATTTTGTAGTTATGAAAGGGCAAGATGTTTTTAAATTTGCTGTGCATGCATTACCAAGTGCAACTAATAAAGCTTTAAAAATAGCTAATGTTAAATCAGAAGATTTACATATGATATTCCCACATCAAGCAAATGTAAGAATTATCGAATCAGCAGCCAAAAGAATTCATGTACCTTTAGAAAAATTCTATATGAACTTACAAAGATTTGGAAATACTTCTTCTGCTTCAGTGGGATTAGCTTTAGGTGAAGCATTAGAAAAAGGAATGGTAAAAAAAGGTGATTTAATTGCCTTAACAGGATTTGGTGCAGGACTTACTTATGGTTCAATTGTTATGAAATGGGCATATTAGTTAAGATAGTTATTGACATAAATTAAATGCTATGATATATTAAAATACAGGTGTTTTATTAAGGAGGAGAGTATGTCTAAGATAGCTTTTGTATTTCCAGGACAAGGAACACAATATGTTGGAATGGGAAAAGAACTATATGAAAATAGTGAATTAGCTAAAGAAAAATTTGATAACCTTTTTTCAAAATTAGATTTTGATTTAAAAAAGGTAATGTTTGAAGGACCAGAAGAAGAGTTAAAAGAAACAAAAAATACACAACCAGCAATAGTTTCAATGAGTTTAATACTAAAAGAGTTACTTGAAGAGAAAGGAATAAAAGCTGATTATGTAGCAGGACATTCTGTTGGGGAATATGCAGCTTTTGGTGCAGCTGGATATCTATCAATTGAAGATACAGTAAAATTAACAGCTGCTAGAGGAAAATTTATGAACGAAGTAGCTCAAAAAGTAAATGGTGGAATGGCTGCTATTATTGGACTTGAAGCTGATAAAATAATAGAAGTATTAAATGGAGTAGAAGGGGTTGTTGAAGCAGTAAACTTTAACGAACCAAAACAAACTGTTATTGCAGGAGAAAAGGAAGCAATTAATAAAGCTTGTGAAGCTTTAAAAGAAGCTGGAGCTAGAAGAGCTATGCCTTTAGCAGTATCAGGACCATTTCATTCATCTTTAATGAAAGAAGCAGGAGAAAAATTAAAAGAAGAAGCTGAAAAATATAACTTTACTATGACTGATGTAAAGTTAGTAGCTAATACAACAGCAACTATTTTAAACTCTGTTGATGAAGTAAAAGATGAGATTTATAGACAAAGTTTTGGACCAGTAAAATGGGTAGACACTATAAAAAAATTAAAAGAAGAAGGAGTAACAACTATATATGAAATAGGGCCTGGAAAAGTTTTAGCAGGACTTATTAAAAAAATTGATAAAGAAATTCAAGTAAAAAATATAGAAAAACTTGAAGATTTGTCAAATATATAGTAAAATCTATTATATATAACGTTTTTTAAAATATATAAAGAAAAAATTAAGGAGGAAGAAAAATGTTAGATAAAATAAGAGAAATAGTAGTTGAACAATTAGGGGTAGATGCAGAACAAGTAGTACCTGAGGCAAATTTCGTAGAAGATTTAGGAGCAGATTCACTAGATACAGTTGAATTAATAATGGCATTTGAAGAAGAATTTGATGTAGAAATTCCTGATACAGATGCTGAAAAAATTAAAACAGTTCAAGACGTTATTGATTATATCGAATCTAAATAATTAATTAAATAAAAAAAAGCGGGGTATGAAAGTACCCCGTTACTTATATTAGAGTAAATAAAATTGAGGTGATATTGTGAACAGAGTAGTAGTTACAGGAATAGGACTTATAACTGCACTAGGAACTGGAATTGAAAAAAGCTGGAAGAGAATAATTAATGGAGAAACAGGAATTGGAAAGATAGAGTCTTATGACACAACTGATATGCCAGTACAAATAGCAGCAGAAGTAAAAGATTTTGATCCATTAGCTTTTGGAATTGAGAAAAAAGAAGTAAAAAAATTAGCTAGAAATACTCAATTTGCTATAGCAGCTACAAAAATGGCATTAGAAGATTCAAAATTAGTTATTGATGAAAATAATGCCGATGAAATAGGTGTTATAGTTTCTTCTGGTATTGGAGGAATAGAGATATTTGAAGCTCAACATCAAACTATGTTAGAAAAGGGAGTAAAAAGAATATCTCCATTTACTATTCCAGCAATGATAGCTAATATGGCATCAGGAAATATAGGAATTTATTTTGGAGCGAAAGGACCAAATAAATCAATAGTTACTGCTTGTGCAGCTGGAACTCATTCAGTTGGAGATGCTTTTGAATTAATAAAAAATGGTAGAGCAATAGCAATGATAGCTGGAGGAACAGAAGCTTCTATAACTCCATTTGCTATGAATGCATTTGCAAATATGAAAGCACTTTCTACAAGAAATGATGAACCTACAAAAGCTTCTAGACCTTTTAGTGCAGATAGAGATGGATTTGTAATGGGAGAAGGAGCAGGAGTTTTAATATTAGAAGAATTAGAACACGCAAAAGCAAGAGGAGCAAAAATCTATGCAGAGGTTATAGGATATGGAGAAACTTGTGATGCTTATCATATAACTGCTCCAGCTGATGGTGGAGAAGGAGCTGCAAGAGCATTTAAAATGGCTCTTAAAGAAGGAAATATAGCTTTAGAAGATGTAACATATATAAATGCACATGGAACATCTACTCCAGCAAATGATAGAAATGAGACAGCTGCTATAAAAGCTACATTTGGAGAGCATGCAAAAGATTTAATGGTATCTTCTACTAAAGGAGCAACTGGACATGGATTAGGAGCAGCAGGAGGAATTGAAGCTGTTATTATAGCTAAAGCAATATCTGAAGGAGTAGTTCCACCTACAATAAACTATGATAATCCAGATGCAGAATGTGATTTAAATTATGTACCAAATGTTGCAGTAGAAAAAGAGATAAATGTAGCTATGTCAAGTTCATTAGGATTTGGTGGACATAATGCTGTAATAGCTATGAGAAAATATAAATAATTTTAGGAGGAGTAAAATTGAAGAGAAATTACTTAGATTTTGAAAAAAATCTTGGGTATTCTTTCAAAAATAAAGAACTTCTAAAAAATTCACTTATTCATCGTTCATTTGGAAATGAACATAGAAGATATAAAAAAATAAGTAATGAAAGACTAGAACTGCTAGGTGATGCAGTTCTAGATCTTATTGTTACTGAATATTTATATAGAAGCTATGAGAATTCAACTGAAGGAGATTTAGCAAAAATTAAATCTATGGTAGTAAGTGAACCAGTTTTAGCAGAAATTTCTAAAAAATTAGAGGTTGGAAAGTATCTTCTATTAAGTAGAGGAGAGGAGCTAACTGGAGGAAGAGAAAGAAGTTCTATATTAGGAGATGCCTTTGAAGCTATTTTAGGAGCTATATATATAGATTCTGATTTTGAAACAGCTAAAAAATTTGCATTAGCATTGATTAAAGATGATATAGATCATGTTGATACAAATGAAGATATTTTAGACTTTAAAACAATATTACAAGAATTTAGTCAAAAAAATTATAAAGTTATTCCAGAATATTCTGTATTAAAAGAAATAGGACCAGACCATCAAAAAATATTTGAAATAGAAGTTAAAATAGATAATGGAATAGAGGAGAAACAATCAGAAGTAGGAACAGGAAAGAATAAGAAAACAGCAGAGCAAGCTGCTGCTAAATCTCTATGTAAAAAATTAGGGGTAAAAATTCATGAAACATTATAATATTCCAATATTTATTAGTCATTTTGGTTGTCCAAATTCTTGTGTTTTCTGTAATCAAAAAAAAATAAATGGTAGAGAAACAGATGTTACAATGGAAGATTTAAGAAATACAATAGAGATGTACTTAGAAACTCTTCCAAAGAATTCCAAAAAAGAAGTGGCTTTCTTTGGTGGAACTTTTACAGGAATTTCTATGGGATTACAGAAAGAATATTTAGAAACTGCATATGAGTATATAAAAAAAGGTGAAATAGATGGTATTAGATTATCAACTAGACCTGATTGTATAAATTATGAAATAGTTGAACAGTTAAAAAAATATGGAGTAACTACTGTAGAATTAGGAGTTCAATCGTTAGATGAAGAGGTTTTAATAGCAACTGAGAGATATTATCCAGTAAGGGTTGTAGAGGAAGCTTGTAAAATATTAAAAGAGTATGGAATAAAACTTGGAATACAATTAATGGTTGGATTACCTAAATCAACTTTTGATAGTGATTATGAAACAGCGAAAAAGGTTTTAGAGATGAAACCTGATATGGTTAGAATATACCCTACTTTAGTAATAAAAAACACAAAGATGGAACAGATGTTTTATCAGAAAGAGTATAGTCCACTGTCTTTAGAAGAAGCAATAGAAAGAACAAAGAAAATAATGGCTCTTTTAGAAAGTAATGGAATTAATATAATAAGAGTAGGACTTCAACCAAGTGAAGATTTAAGAGAAGATGGTGTTGTATTAGGAGGTCCTTTTCATCCAGCTTTTAGAGAACTTGTTGAAACAGAAATTTATCATAACTTTTTTAAAAAAATTATAGAAAAAGAAAAAGAACTAAATATAATAGCGAATGAAAAAAGTATTTCTAAATTAGTAGGAATAAAAAAAGCCAATAAATTGAGATTGAAAGAGTATTTTAATATAAAAATAGATAATTCAATAGAACAGGAAAATTTAATTGTAAATGGGAAAAAATATTCTAGGTTAGATGTACTAAGAGGAGAGTTAAGTTAAAATGAATCAAATAGTAATCAACATAGAAGAATTTCAATCGAGAGCAGCTATTATTGAAAATGGAAAAGTTATGGAAATTCTCATAGAAAGAGAAGAAGAAGGAAGAATAAATGGAAGTATATATAAAGGAAAAGTAGCTAATGTACTTCCAGGAATGGAATCAGCTTTTGTAAATATTGGATTAGAAAAAAATGCATTTTTATATGTAAATGATTTGAGAGAGTTTGAAGAAAAGTATTTAGATGGAATTTGTAATAGTGATAGACCCATAGAGGATATATTAACTGTAGGAGATGAAGTTGTAGTTCAAGTTTTAAATGAGCCTAGAGGAACAAAGGGAGCTAGAGTTACAACTCATTATACCCTACCAGGAAAATATCTAGTATTAATGCCAAATAATGATCATATAGCTATATCAAAAAAAATAAAAGATGAGGCTGAAAGAAGTAGATTAGAAGAAATTTTTAAAGAGATAAAACCTGAAAATATGGGAGTAATAATAAGAACAGCAGCTTTTGGTAAAAGTATATTTCATTTT
This window encodes:
- the fabD gene encoding ACP S-malonyltransferase, yielding MSKIAFVFPGQGTQYVGMGKELYENSELAKEKFDNLFSKLDFDLKKVMFEGPEEELKETKNTQPAIVSMSLILKELLEEKGIKADYVAGHSVGEYAAFGAAGYLSIEDTVKLTAARGKFMNEVAQKVNGGMAAIIGLEADKIIEVLNGVEGVVEAVNFNEPKQTVIAGEKEAINKACEALKEAGARRAMPLAVSGPFHSSLMKEAGEKLKEEAEKYNFTMTDVKLVANTTATILNSVDEVKDEIYRQSFGPVKWVDTIKKLKEEGVTTIYEIGPGKVLAGLIKKIDKEIQVKNIEKLEDLSNI
- the rnc gene encoding ribonuclease III; translated protein: MKRNYLDFEKNLGYSFKNKELLKNSLIHRSFGNEHRRYKKISNERLELLGDAVLDLIVTEYLYRSYENSTEGDLAKIKSMVVSEPVLAEISKKLEVGKYLLLSRGEELTGGRERSSILGDAFEAILGAIYIDSDFETAKKFALALIKDDIDHVDTNEDILDFKTILQEFSQKNYKVIPEYSVLKEIGPDHQKIFEIEVKIDNGIEEKQSEVGTGKNKKTAEQAAAKSLCKKLGVKIHETL
- a CDS encoding beta-ketoacyl-ACP synthase III: MEFKSVGIKGLGYYVPEKVMTNFDFEKIIDTTDEWIKTRTGIEERRFASSEQATSDLCVEAAKKALDKAGMTVDDLDLILVATCTPDYLAQATACLVQLKLGAKNIPAFDLNAACSGFIYGLTVAGGMIRGGVYKNILVIGGETLSRIIDMQNRNTCILFGDGAAAAVVGEVEEGYGMLSTYLGAEGEDDMILKIPAGGSKKPNNKETVENRENFVVMKGQDVFKFAVHALPSATNKALKIANVKSEDLHMIFPHQANVRIIESAAKRIHVPLEKFYMNLQRFGNTSSASVGLALGEALEKGMVKKGDLIALTGFGAGLTYGSIVMKWAY
- the rpmF gene encoding 50S ribosomal protein L32 is translated as MAVPKKKTSKAKKNMRRSHHALTGTGLTTCEKCGAPRRPHRVCLSCGDYNGKQVLAGQAE
- a CDS encoding DUF177 domain-containing protein, producing the protein MKLEIKNFPNQILEFDFYIDNIEDIELKDRVHVVGTAVNNNGKVEISGKYSTKVKSQCVRCLKEIEIELDNNFMGTFLDENEYKQYLKSLNAECEISQDEIYDEIKDGVIDLDELIREYIILDMPPYPQCEPMCEDDSEIEKYSDDGIDPRWQQLLQIKN
- the gltS gene encoding sodium/glutamate symporter, which translates into the protein MLDIQFNMVETLAIAVVVLLFGKFLRKKINILERFFIPAPVIGGTIFSLILLIGHVTKLFSFEFDGILKDFFMLVFFTTIGFTASAKLLKKGGIGVAIFLFTATLLAVVQNIVGVSLAKIFNLNPLLGLAVGSIPLTGGHGTSGAFGIVLEELGVQGAFSVAIAAATYGLISGCLIGGPIAKKLKEKYALEAPKETKTETSKEESNGVEAKGEEGAFEAIVVTIIAMGLGYWLAPFLKKYGIVFPIYIGPMIVAAIIRNIADGLKRPLPLKAISITGNISLALFLAMALMALKLWELAALAVPIVTILLVQTVITGIFIYFITFRLNGKDYDAAVISTGHCGFALGATPNAMANMDAFMSENGFAPRAFFVLPIVGALFIDFTNATVITFFINIFG
- a CDS encoding radical SAM protein translates to MKHYNIPIFISHFGCPNSCVFCNQKKINGRETDVTMEDLRNTIEMYLETLPKNSKKEVAFFGGTFTGISMGLQKEYLETAYEYIKKGEIDGIRLSTRPDCINYEIVEQLKKYGVTTVELGVQSLDEEVLIATERYYPVRVVEEACKILKEYGIKLGIQLMVGLPKSTFDSDYETAKKVLEMKPDMVRIYPTLVIKNTKMEQMFYQKEYSPLSLEEAIERTKKIMALLESNGINIIRVGLQPSEDLREDGVVLGGPFHPAFRELVETEIYHNFFKKIIEKEKELNIIANEKSISKLVGIKKANKLRLKEYFNIKIDNSIEQENLIVNGKKYSRLDVLRGELS
- the acpP gene encoding acyl carrier protein encodes the protein MLDKIREIVVEQLGVDAEQVVPEANFVEDLGADSLDTVELIMAFEEEFDVEIPDTDAEKIKTVQDVIDYIESK
- the plsX gene encoding phosphate acyltransferase PlsX, encoding MRIALDAMGGDKAPFETVKGAIKALDEIESLHLVLVGKKEIIEEELKKYKTDYNRIEIVDAREVIEMTDEPVNAVKSKKDSSMNRTLELVKEGVVDASVSAGNTGALITASQLKLKRIKGVLRPAIATMFPNKTGKMLMLDVGATADCKAEFLNQYAMMGSKYLEILLGKKNPTVGLLNIGTEEGKGNEVTREAYNLLKENKSINFSGNVESTEVMNGKIDVVVTDGFTGNMVLKTSEGIAKFVVSSLKEEINKSVIYKIGALLLKPAMKHIMKKMDSSEYGGAMFLGLNGLSIKAHGNSDSNGIKNAIKVANKFAEMKFIDELKNIIDIENEKTL
- the fabF gene encoding beta-ketoacyl-ACP synthase II encodes the protein MNRVVVTGIGLITALGTGIEKSWKRIINGETGIGKIESYDTTDMPVQIAAEVKDFDPLAFGIEKKEVKKLARNTQFAIAATKMALEDSKLVIDENNADEIGVIVSSGIGGIEIFEAQHQTMLEKGVKRISPFTIPAMIANMASGNIGIYFGAKGPNKSIVTACAAGTHSVGDAFELIKNGRAIAMIAGGTEASITPFAMNAFANMKALSTRNDEPTKASRPFSADRDGFVMGEGAGVLILEELEHAKARGAKIYAEVIGYGETCDAYHITAPADGGEGAARAFKMALKEGNIALEDVTYINAHGTSTPANDRNETAAIKATFGEHAKDLMVSSTKGATGHGLGAAGGIEAVIIAKAISEGVVPPTINYDNPDAECDLNYVPNVAVEKEINVAMSSSLGFGGHNAVIAMRKYK
- a CDS encoding bifunctional 3,4-dihydroxy-2-butanone-4-phosphate synthase/GTP cyclohydrolase II, which translates into the protein MLNRIEEALEDLKKGKVIIVVDDENRENEGDFICAGEFATPENINLMATLGKGLICMPMTEEYAKKLALPPMCYENTDNHSTAFTVSIDHVETTTGISAYERSLTALKVLDENVKPYEFRRPGHMFPLVAKKGGVIVRNGHTEATVDLMRLAGLKQVGLCCEIMKEDGTMARFNDLEKLAQELNMKMISIEDLQKYIKMNEQLLKVSVRAKMPTGSGEFEIVGFDNELDGKEHIALVKGDVAGKENVLVRLHSECFTGDILGSLRCDCGSQLKRAMRRVNEEGEGVVLYLRQEGRGIGLINKLKAYTLQDQGADTVEANVALGFDPDMRDYAVAVQMLKALGVKSVRVMTNNPAKLEALENYGMKVTGREAIETGLNEKNKGYMKTKKEKMRHMLTEI
- the ychF gene encoding redox-regulated ATPase YchF, with the protein product MIGIGIVGLPNVGKSTLFNAITKAGAAEAANYPFCTIEPNVGMVTVPDTRLDELSKIINPQRVVQATVEFVDIAGLVKGAAKGEGLGNKFLSNIRTTAAICQVVRCFEDDNVIHVSGSVDPIRDIEVINTELIFADMETVDKAIEKHKKLAINKNKESMALMPVLEKCKAHLENFQLLKTLAMTDEELELIRTYQLLTLKPMIFAANVAEDDLATGNEYVEKVKEYAANLGSEVVIVSAKVEAELQEMDDEESKKEYLEALGVEEAGLNRLIRAGYKLLGLQTYFTAGVKEVRAWTIKIGATAPKAAGEIHTDFEKGFIRAKVVSYDDFIKYSGWKGAQEAGVLRLEGKEYIVQDGDLMEFLFNV